In Toxoplasma gondii ME49 chromosome VIII, whole genome shotgun sequence, a single genomic region encodes these proteins:
- a CDS encoding ATP:guanido phosphotransferase, C-terminal catalytic domain-containing protein (encoded by transcript TGME49_231610): MSPTLTTVVERFHATPAQAWKTAAENFYLKPDLNSVGGLAPLPSFQQFWGDFEKKGCTTLNCAAVKLVVCSLRRNLSFYKAPIPATEEELATTQDAILDAVAGMGPNIGNETVACPSDGPVDILRHYSACKNPTSRGCSGMDSFLNDVGLGLEFSNFEKAIGLSTRMSRGRGVYIPPCSTWLLALQFADHIYIQTHDGKGNVGRCFYRLLEIAHSLQGHFNSSTVSSSHAFAFHSSLGYLTTMPEFLGTGIQLKAKLYLPYLLSKPEEAEITEFESLCQNHNLGFKFVHPAVFDQNKGSTAMVWVMSTVSLGVTELQQLEAFIKGIDAILEREQSKAGSLGATPPRTVAEERDVILPPLPEKTAAGQGGAVSGEPGQSDSSRPKATPKKDISKVAGHTQWKDLRYEQEK, translated from the exons GCTGCCGAGAACTTCTACCTTAAACCTGACTTGAATAGTGTTGGGGGGCTCGCACCTCTGCCCTCTTTCCAGCAGTTTTGGGGGGACTTCGAGAAAAAGGGCTGTACAACCCTGAATTGCGCAGCCGTCAAGCTGGTAGTCTGCTCCCTCCGTCGGAATTTGTCTTTCTACAAGGCCCCAATTCCTGCAACAGAGGAGGAGCTTGCAACGACTCAAGACGCC ATTTTAGACGCAGTTGCAGGCATGGGTCCGAATATAGGAAATGAAACGGTTGCATGTCCTTCAGATGGACCCGTAGATATTCTCCGGCACTATTCGGCCTGCAAAAATCCAACAAGCAGAGGCTGCAGTGGCATGGACAGTTTTCTTAACGACGTCGGCTTGGGGCTGGAGTTCTCAAACTTCGAGAAAGCTATTGGCCTCTCCACGCGAATGAGCCGGG GAAGAGGGGTGTACATTCCCCCTTGCTCGACGTGGCTCTTAGCGTTACAATTCGCCGACCACATCTACATTCAGACCCACGATGGGAAGGGCAACGTGGGTCGGTGTTTCTACAGGCTCCTTGAAATTGCACATTCATTGCAAGGGCACTTCAATTCATCGACCGTCAGCTCCAGTCATGCGTTTGCTTTCCACTCGTCTCTTGGTTACCTGACAACGATGCCCGAGTTTCTGGGCACTGGCATTCAACTGAAGGCGAAGCTTTACCTTCCATACCTCCTCTCCAaaccagaagaagcagaaataACCGAATTCGAAAGCCTCTGCCAAAATCATAATCTGGGGTTCAAATTTGTCCACCCGGCTGTTTTCGACCAAAACAAAGGCAGTACTG CCATGGTCTGGGTTATGTCTACGGTCTCGTTGGGCGTGACCGAGTTGCAGCAGCTCGAAGCTTTCATCAAGGGCATTGACGCCATTCTGGAGCGTGAACAGAGCAAGGCGGGATCGCTTGGTGCTACGCCGCCTCGAACTGTCGCTGAGGAAAGAGATGTTATTCTTCCCCCCCttccagagaaaacagcAGCCGGGCAGGGAGGTGCGGTGTCGGGGGAGCCCGGACAAAGCGATTCATCCCGGCCCAAAGCCACCCCGAAAAAGGATATTTCCAAGGTTGCTGGCCACACGCAATGGAAAGATCTACGGTACGAGCAGGAGAAATAG
- a CDS encoding hypothetical protein (encoded by transcript TGME49_231620): MGKPQNSMDVLLSAASSSRALLEVFDMFQIAAQLDGLRKAVSLSCIQVSNVCFITCRNFASVPFLPFLVASPSFTRYNNRGLLHLAEVEKAVIARLTRNQDRDDHLPLVGQRYIPVASLTPQQQTILRTRFFVDLPDKKMNALKDVLDCTYESFNFWPRHRGVIFSADQTMVCLVNFCDHVTILATGDDQQQLCNGMTMLRALQSIQATVAALEDKDAPDGLVIARRADIGGYAGPSLKKSVCLATSIAAQHAPVASLLADDLL; the protein is encoded by the exons ATGGGGAAGCCTCAGAATTCAATGGACGTTTTATTAAGTGCTGCATCATCTTCACGGGCTTTACTAGAAGTCTTTGACATGTTCCAAATCGCGGCTCAACTGGACGGTCTGCGGAAAGCTGTTTCATTATCATGCATTCAAGTTAGCAACGTGTGCTTTATTACCTGCCGTAATTTCGCCTCTGTGCCTTTCTTACCTTTCCTGGTTGCCTCACCGAGTTTCACACGATATAATAACCGAGGTCTGCTGCATCTAGCAGAAGTAGAGAAGGCTGTCATCGCGAGATTAACACGAAACCAAGATCGAGATGACCATCTTCCTCTGGTTGGTCAACGGTATATTCCAGTTGCCAGTCTGACTCCACAACAACAGACGATTCTGAGAACCCGATTCTTCGTAGATCTTCCCGACAAGAAGATGAATGCGTTGAAAGATGTCCTCGACTGCACATACGAATCTTTCAACTTCTGGCCCAGACACAGAGGCGTTATTTTCTCAGCGGATCAAACTATGGTGTGCCTCGTGAACTTTTGTGACCACGTCACCATCCTCGCCACAGGTGACGACCAGCAGCAGCTCTG CAACGGAATGACGATGCTTCGAGCGCTGCAAAGCATTCAGGCCACAGTGGCTGCGCTGGAAGATAAAGACGCTCCTGATGGCTTGGTCATCGCTAGACGGGCTGACATTGGTGGCTATGCTGGTCCTAGTCTGAAGAAGAGTGTGTGCCTGGCTACCTCTATCGCCGCCCAA CATGCGCCTGTCGCCTCATTGCTCGCAGACGACCTTCTATGA
- a CDS encoding hypothetical protein (encoded by transcript TGME49_231625~Signal peptide predicted by SignalP 2.0 HMM (probability 0.685) with cleavage site probability 0.543 at residue 29~Predicted trans-membrane domain (TMHMM2.0):9-32:436-459): MPVHGSRSCMYIMQYFCIVCLLIWRIAGAASIQNGAVQDWTTFCRRCVEGSPSVAVPNSCARSPRIFSGKTRPGSFFCSFSGLPMRGGHELAALRMKLHTLAALLPDNVQSHCNTSASCWSLPSRFRGHFKTKGPFLARQNFWKHAFRDRLRPCSPLWCDHKLGKTHDVGVTQPKIPSQPRTKNTHPVPAFCFEASESATSDPNYKCRAPPAAVPRQISVVARAPPRMRPSPTKEQILPIASPIVKYGGRREGQPSVRRGDNRSVAFLRFLRNFPKRWSGGWGSQEGGTKNRDSMSCVTDEAYGEDDSFDHPLGTPCWRLTLRRRKWLGFVDSEEEELVDVHFKKDGTAIAGHGIPGMWTLTRRGVSLFLFVPRETTPSAASDQPNDELDVCRRGVQQAASPELSQTVFHLTAYLHWDAESGTPYMYRGSITRDREGWLVPSFLFRPVVATFYGYGIVGPSRSA, translated from the exons ATGCCCGTTCATGGTTCCAGAAGCTGCATGTACATCATGCAGTACTTTTGCATCGTTTGTCTGTTGATCTGGCGCATAGCGGGAGCAGCTTCGATACAGAATGGGGCCGTCCAAGATTGGACGACCTTCTGCAGAAGATGCGTCGAAGgctctccctctgtcgctgttccCAACTCGTGCGCCCGTTCCCCAAGAATTTTTAGTGGGAAAACGAGACCaggttcttttttctgcagtttCAGCGGTCTGCCTATGCGTGGCGGCCACGAGTTGGCAGCATTGCGCATGAAACTTCATACCCTGGCGGCCCTTTTGCCGGATAATGTACAGAGTCACTGCAATACGTCAGCGTCATGCTGGAGtttgccttctcgcttccggGGACATTTTAAAACCAAAGGGCCGTTCTTGGCAAGGCAGAATTTTTGGAAGCATGCATTCCGGGACCGTTTACGACCCTGTTCCCCGTTATGGTGTGATCACAAGCTAGGCAAGACACATGATGTAGGTGTTACTCAACCAAAAATCCCCTCTCAGCCGCGGACCAAGAACACACATCCAGTCCCAGCCTTCTGCTTTGAAGCGTCTGAAAGCGCTACCTCTGACCCAAACTACAAGTGCCGAGCACCACCGGCGGCTGTCCCCAGACAAATATCCGTCGTGGCAAGGGCACCCCCCAGAATGCGGCCTTCCCCTACGAAAGAACAGATCTTGCCAATTGCTTCGCCCATAGTGAAGTATGGCGGCCGGCGTGAAGGACAGCCTAGTGtacggcgaggagacaacagaTCAGTAGcatttcttcgctttcttcggaACTTCCCAAAACGATGGAGTGGTGGATGGGGCAGCCAAGAAGGAGGCACTAAAAACCGCGACAGCATGTCCTGCGTGACAGATGAAGCGTACGGAGAGGATGACAGCTTCGACCATCCTCTTGGCACCCCCTGCTGGAGGCTGACTCTCCGGCGCCGAAAATGGCTTGGATTTGTGGAcagtgaagaggaggagctCGTTGACGTACACTTCAAGAAAGACGGAACTGCTATAGCCGGACACGGCATACCTG GCATGTGGACTTTAACGCGAAGAGGTGTATCGTTGTTTCTTTTCGTGCCACGGGAAACGACACCGTCAGCAGCGTCGGATCAGCCAAATGATGAGCTTGACGTTTGCCGGCGTGGAGTCCAGCAGGCTGCATCGCCAGAGCTCTCGCAAACCGTTTTTCACCTCACGGCATAC CTCCACTGGGACGCCGAATCCGGAACTCCATACATGTATAGAGGGAGCATAACAAGGGACCGAGAAGGCTGGCTTGTcccttcctttctgtttcggCCGGTGGTGGCCACCTTCTATGGCTACG GCATTGTCGGGCCTTCCAGATCTGCTTGA
- the ALV4 gene encoding alveolin domain containing intermediate filament IMC4 (encoded by transcript TGME49_231630~Gene product name based on ToxoDB Community Expert Annotation.): MFSECCQPCAPCGEGEPGAAQPTQVPGSRLVSGVVATQGEARILEPLVQERVVEVLKEEIQERVIEVPQVQYVDRIVEVPQHVVHEKVTHVAKPIIQERVKHVHKPVYQQKIIEVPQVKVVDKIVEVPQYVYQEKIIEVPRVVVQERVIPVPRKVVKEKIVEISQVDYRDVVVEKPLEAVEILQEEEVVEVPKPVVVEKVVDVEKVVEVPHIQHTYRNVMTPQYRHIPKPVEVPMTHYRPIPVEKIVDRNVPVPVELQIVQEYLCPKIEPRYKEVPVPVHVQRTIEHPVPKEAMGNPKLLPLYYQGTQEGVEGIVTPGHPCYSLSACCMPRREQQPIELGTMQGTVEVMAQQGYPTMPVPQGWDGAAPPAGWEGWSKEHIPTALRSDQHSSGAMTPVSAGAAVGSAPASPARGPEDNQGQQAPHHQAGGEGPFVQVSVTPLAPGQQTQVNIN, from the exons ATGTTTTCTGAGTGCTGCCAGCCGTGCGCTCCCTGTGGTGAGGGCGAGCCCGGCGCTGCGCAACCGACTCAAGTCCCTGGAAGCCGCCTCGTTTCTGGAGTTGTTGCCACTCAAGGTGAAGCCCGTATTCTCGAGCCCCTTGTCCAG GAACGCGTTGTCGAGGTCTTGAAGGAGGAAATCCAGGAACGCGTGATTGAAGTTCCCCAAGTGCAGTATGTCGACAGAATTGTTGAGGTGCCGCAGCACGTCGTGCACGAGAAGGTGACTCACGTCGCCAAGCCCATCATTCAGGAACGCGTGAAGCACGTCCATAAGCCCGTCTACCAGCAGAAAATTATTGAGGTGCCGCAAGTTAAG GTTGTCGACAAGATCGTCGAAGTTCCTCAGTATGTCTACCAAGAAAAGATCATTGAAGTGCCCCGCGTTGTCGTGCAAGAGCGCGTTATCCCCGTCCCGCGCAAGGTGGTGAAGGAGAAGATTGTGGAGATCAGCCAGGTGGACTACCGCGATGTTGTTGTTGAGAAGCCGCTGGAGGCGGTCGAGATTCTCCAGGAGGAAGAGGTGGTGGAGGTCCCCAAGCCAGTGGTCGTGGAGAAGGTCGTCGATGTGGAGAAGGTCGTTGAAGTTCCCCACATCCAGCACACTTACCGCAATGTCATGACCCCTCAGTATCGCCACATTCCCAAGCCCGTCGAAGTGCCGATGACTCACTACCGCCCGATTCCCGTTGAGAAGATCGTCGACCGTAACGTTCCGGTCCCTGTCGAACTCCAGATTGTCCAGGAGTACCTCTGCCCCAAGATCGAGCCCCGATACAAGGAGGTACCTGTCCCTGTGCACGTGCAGCGCACCATCGAGCACCCCGTTCCCAAGGAAGCTATGGGCAACCCCAAGCTCCTACCTTTGTACTACCAGGGCACCCAGGAAGGCGTCGAAGGCATTGTTACACCAGGCCACCCTTGCTATTCGTTGTCTGCCTGCTGTATGCCACGACGTGAACAGCAGCCCATTGAG CTCGGAACCATGCAGGGCACGGTCGAAGTTATGGCGCAACAGGGATACCCGACAATGCCCGTGCCACAGGGATGGGACGGAGCTGCGCCCCCGGCTGGCTGGGAAGGCTGGTCCAAGGAACACATTCCCACCGCCCTTCGATCTGACCAGCACTCGAGCGGCGCCATGACTCCCGTCAGTGCCGGCGCTGCCGTTGGATCcgcgcctgcttctccggcGCGTGGCCCCGAGGATAATCAAGGTCAGCAGGCGCCGCATCACCAGGCTGGTGGCGAAGGACCATTCGTGCAGGTCTCTGTCACCCCTCTTGCTCCGGGACAACAGACCCAAGTCAATATCAACTAG
- the ALV1 gene encoding alveolin domain containing intermediate filament IMC1 (encoded by transcript TGME49_231640~Gene product name based on ToxoDB Community Expert Annotation.): MFKDCADPCSDCCQPAEQQRGQATLPSHVVLPQTSDSPAIHVTAEASQRLSSPRALQQLHGTQESVRSVTLEERADRSRTVPIGEETERQWVAITAYQPIDTVTKTVEVPVVRTVETYVPKVVVEEKIVEVPKYIPEYVEKVVEVPEVQYVDKIVEVPEYQYEYKYVPKIETKENIIQRPKYETKYIEKVVEVAQVKEVVRYQDVEEVEEIIRYVPKDSVVPEEWKRIQEEQDKREAELKEKEAKEEEELKGLLEEERKLHEERVREQIKVQQQIIQQQLSARAEQERLLKERREAEMVHFPAVEGAPPLPTIPKVEQVFKPKVIKQVEIQKHVPISVDVPVPYMVPKPVVVSVQVPVLKFRDHFVPVPVRRRVVPRIRWTNEVYEVECIKEKPFLQVQDVIKPVPCDVEIRVHEFVERAAPINPAELSQADIHAMWMRVNADLAEKRKQELGDKYPYVKHPAGTVFGEPGCSEEEGEVESAQAEEGGQPAGAEPLALHPGHPLNMTYLQNEWIKKSTVTTHEMYTPEWFEAHQKALFNLTMQQPTQVQLSAEQAAKLQQQEAQFGDAPWIEEAHAGVPMKPAAPEPEAAQCCVMCAVCGGDGVCRCQC, from the exons ATGTTTAAGGACTGCGCCGATCCTTGCAGCGATTGCTGCCAGCCTGCTGAACAGCAGCGCGGCCAGGCCACCCTTCCCTCGCACGTGGTCCTACCTCAGACGTCCGACAGCCCGGCCATCCACGTGACTGCCGAAGCTTCTCAGCGACTCAGCTCGCCCAGAGCTCTGCAACAGCTCCACGGCACCCAGGAATCTGTCCGATCTGTCACTCTTGAAGAGCGCGCTGATCGGTCACGAACCGTCCCCATCGGTGAAGAGACTGAGAGACAATGG GTTGCCATCACTGCATACCAGCCTATTGACACCGTGACGAAGACGGTCGAGGTGCCGGTTGTGCGCACTGTGGAGACCTACGTCCCTAAGGTCGTCGTCGAAGAGAAGATCGTCGAGGTGCCCAAATATATCCCCGAATACGTTGAGAAG GTGGTTGAGGTACCTGAGGTTCAGTACGTCGACAAAATCGTCGAGGTTCCCGAGTACCAGTACGAGTACAAGTATGTCCCTAAGATTGAGACCAAGGAAAACATTATCCAGCGCCCGAAGTATGAGACCAAGTACATCGAGAAGGTCGTTGAGGTCGCCCAGGTCAAGGAAGTCGTCCGCTACCAGGATGTcgaggaagtggaggaaaTTATTCG CTACGTGCCCAAGGACTCTGTTGTTCCTGAGGAATGGAAGCGCATCCAAGAGGAGCAGGACAAGCGTGAGGCAGAGttgaaggaaaaggaggcgaaggaggaggaagagctcAAAGGCCTCCTGGAAGAGGAGCGCAAGCTacacgaggagagagtccGCGAGCAGATCAAGGTCCAGCAGCAGATCATCCAGCAGCAACTTTCTGCCCGCGCCGAGCAGGAACGCTTGCTcaaggagaggcgcgaggccGAGATGGTCCACTTCCCCGCTGTCGAAGGTGCCCCTCCT cTTCCCACGATCCCCAAGGTGGAGCAGGTCTTCAAGCCTAAGGTCATCAAACAGGTGGAGATTCAGAAGCACGTGCCGATCTCCGTCGACGTCCCTGTGCCCTACATGGTCCCGAAGCCCGTTGTTGTGTCCGTCCAGGTGCCCGTGCTGAAGTTCCGTGACCACTTCGTGCCTGTTCCGGTTCGCCGCCGCGTCGTGCCTCGCATCCGCTGGACAAACGAAGTGTATGAGGTCGAGTGCATCAAGGAGAAACCATTCTTGCAGGTGCAAGACGTGATCAAGCCAGTTCCTTGCGACGTCGAGATCCGTGTCCACGAGTTTGTCGAGCGAGCAGCCCCGATCAACCCCGCAGAGCTGTCTCAGGCAGACATCCACGCCATGTGGATGCGCGTCAACGCCGACCTGGCGGAGAAGCGCAAGCAAGAGCTGGGCGATAAGTACCCGTACGTCAAGCACCCGGCTGGAACCGTCTTCGGCGAGCCCGGatgcagcgaggaagagggcgaAGTCGAAAGCGCTCaggccgaagaaggcggccAACCGGCTGGCGCCGAACCACTTGCGCTCCACCCGGGTCACCCGCTCAACATGACCTACCTCCAGAACGAGTGGATCAAGAAGAGCACTGTTACCACCCACGAGATGTACACTCCTGAGTGGTTCGAGGCCCACCAGAAGGCCCTGTTCAACTTGACGATGCAGCAGCCGACTCAGGTGCAGCTGAGCGCAGAGCAGGCAGCCAAGCTTCAGCAACAGGAGGCCCAGTTCGGTGACGCGCCGTGGATCGAAGAGGCACATGCTGGAGTACCGATGAAGCCCGCAGCGCCAGAACCGGAAGCTGCCCAGTGCTGCGTCATGTGCGCGGTCTGCGGCGGTGATGGTGTGTGCCGATGCCAGTGCTAA
- a CDS encoding hypothetical protein (encoded by transcript TGME49_231750), translated as MEGVVSGEGLRTLMNSGVFRTSPSCSRGLSFPFVCSASHPLGEDVLPSSRNTPRFLYQATCRRPAVAAPGNIFTSGNHFSPASSGDSSSISAGMFAQLCQRRFVRPNQGRNDYNQVGGKKRGQGVQVLPETIRLLIETRKAATAGGPVGRQPLPKATEATGVSSWGRDRRFPITEALRLPTVAEVNAPWEPYDETANKRRSGSRPLSSSVDGCHENHDPSSDGVARGQDRLGRLDKVVLHSGDISRLRVDATVVGAVRSFKTVGDGRGFTGCSALLEGAGPFLSSFVSQQRRHLGEELLHTPVRGDPSSAQTVAAAAVRGLRRGIHHFTASTVPLPLRSSSTVPSLAEVEEMPIMELSQLAARAALLGSARGGGTRGFGLSSHPQTRRLEGVSTASGATEGSDAALSFANEVRDQATASQFPARDLIQTPLDPSQLSPPGAVLISPGFNLPSNFLIHVAEPNAVLSNQQMLDTLFRLEEREALRRKEQLLSRFGAAQAADEAMSDDEVREEDNEMTPRSMWQDDAERDTGVQRMLLLEECYINALNAAWALGVRSVALPCLGAGVGRFPVYIAARCAARGVARWMSEHRDCDAWENAESDKRADFDRIVFCTSSDVEWNALRRVIPQFLS; from the exons ATGGAGGGCGTTGTCTCAGGCGAGGGTCTGCGGACCCTCATGAATTCAGGAGTTTTCAGAACATCCCCGTCCTGCTCTCGTGGTCTCTCCTTCCCGTTCGTATGCTCTGCTTCCCACCCTTTAGGAGAAgatgttcttccttcttctcggaaCACGCCACGTTTCTTGTATCAGGCGACTTGTCGACGGCCTGCCGTTGCAGCCCCGGGAAATATCTTCACTTCGGGAAAccatttctctcctgcttctaGCGGTGATTCTTCTTCTATCTCCGCTGGAATGTTTGCTCAACTGTGTCAGAGGCGGTTTGTGCGACCGAACCAAGGGAGGAATGATTATAACCAAGTgggtggaaagaagagaggccagGGCGTCCAGGTGCTTCCGGAAACAATTCGACTTCTGAtcgagacgagaaaagccGCTACAGCTGGCGGTCCTGTAGGCCGTCAACCGCTTCCA AAAGCGACTGAAGCAACCGGCGTATCGAGTTGGGGAAGGGACAGGCGGTTTCCCATCACCGAGGCTCTTCGCCTACCCACCGTTGCAGAAGTGAACGCGCCATGGGAACCTTATGACGAAACAGCAAACAAACGGCGGTCTGGCTCGCGGCCTCTGTCGTCATCTGTTGATGGGTGCCATGAAAATCACGATCCTTCTTCCGATGGTGTTGCTCGGGGTCAAGATCGTCTTGGACGACTAGACAAGGTGGTTCTTCATTCCGGAG ATATATCGCGTTTGCGCGTCGATGCGACAGTTGTCGGGGCGGTTCGGTCCTTCAAAACTGTTGGCGATGGCCGAGGTTTCACGGGCTGTTCTGCTCTCCTCGAGGGTGCAGGGCCATTTCTATCTTCGTTCGTTTCTCAACAACGCCGACACCTCGGGGAGGAGTTACTCCATACTCCCGTGCGCGGTGACCCCTCAAGTGCCCAGACAGTTGCGGCAGCCGCTGTTCGAGGGCTTCGCCGCGGGATTCACCACTTTACCGCCTCCACGGTTCCCCTTCCTTTGCGTTCATCGTCAACTGTGCCTTCCTTGGCGGAGGTCGAAGAAATGCCGATTATGGAGCTTTCGCAACTAGCCGCTCGAGCTGCACTTTTGGGAAGCGCTCGTGGCGGAGGCACCAGGGGGTTCGGTCTATCCTCGCATCCCCAGACCCGGCGTTTGGAGGGCGTGTCGACTGCATCAGGTGCCACTGAAGGATCTGACGCTGCTTTGTCTTTCGCGAATGAAGTAAGAGACCAGGCAACAGCGTCGCAGTTTCCCGCCCGCGACCTGATCCAAACTCCCCTGGATCCTTCTCAGTTATCGCCTCCAGGAGCGGTTTTGATCTCTCCAGGCTTCAACTTGCCTTCCAATTTCCTCATCCATGTGGCGGAACCGAACGCAGTTCTGTCTAACCAGCAAATGCTCGACACCCTTTTTCGGCTTGAGGAGCGGGAAGCCCTGCGTCGCAAAGAGCAATTGCTTTCGAGGTTCGGCGCTGCTCAGGCAGCTGATGAGGCAATGAGCGACGACGAGgttcgcgaagaagacaacgagaTGACACCGCGGTCGATGTGGCAGGATGACGCTGAGCGAGACACGGGTGTGCAGAGGATGCTGCTGCTAGAAGAATGCTACATCAATGCTTTGAACGCAGCCTGGGCCTTGGGAGTGCGGTCCGTTGCTCTCCCATGTCTTGGCGCTGGCGTCGGACGGTTCCCGGTGTACATCGCTGCTAGGTGTGCGGCCAGAGGCGTGGCGAGGTGGATGTCGGAACACCGAGACTGTGATGCAtgggaaaacgcagagagtgACAAGAGGGCCGATTTTGACCGAATTGTGTTTTGCACCTCGAGCGACGTCGAGTGGAATGCGCTGAGGAGAGTCATCCCACAGTTTCTTTCCTAA
- a CDS encoding alpha-tubulin I, putative (encoded by transcript TGME49_231770), with the protein MREIISLHIGQAGVQVGNACWELFCLEHGIGSGGRRVDQVNGGDFISSDSSFNAFFAETAQKQYVPRCVMVDLEPTVVDDVRKGSYGKLFHPDYLLSGKEDAANNFARGYYTVGREMADTVMECIRRLADNCDGLQGFLVFHAVGGGTGSGLGCHLMETLSVEFARKPKLNFCVWPSPQVSTSVVEPYNAVLSSHSLLEYTDVAVILDNEAVYDICRRNLDIQIPSYCDLNRIIAQVISSVTTSLRFDGALNVDMTEYQTNLVPYPRIHFLLTSYAPLLSASKYRHEQMNVREITVAAFEERNMMAKCCPSKGKYMACCLMYRGDVTPKDVNAAMGTIKSRRDINFVDWCPTGFKTGLNYQPPTFVPDSHLAAAPRSVCMMSNSTAIKEVIQRIDIKFDKMYSKRAFVHWFVGEGMEEGQLTEARDDLAALERDYDEVASDTKMDADDEEDLNEDFFPN; encoded by the exons ATGCGAGAGATCATAAGCCTTCATATTGGGCAGGCAGGCGTACAGGTCGGGAACGCTTGCTG GGAACTGTTTTGCCTGGAACATGGTATCGGATCAGGTGGTCGCCGAGTCGACCAGGTGAACGGGGGAGATTTCATTTCATCCGATTCCTCGTTCAATGCTTTCTTCGCAGAAACAGCACAGAAGCAATAT GTTCCAAGATGTGTGATGGTTGATTTGGAGCCAACTGTTGTGGATGATGTTCGAAAAGGGAGTTACGGGAAACTCTTTCATCCTGACTACCTCTTGTCGGGAAAGGAAGATGCTGCGAACAACTTTGCCAGAGGATATTACACCGTCGGCCGAGAGATGGCCGATACAGTGATGGAGTGCATTCGTCGCCTTGCCGACAACTGCGACGGTCTCCAAGGGTTCTTAGTGTTCCATGCTGTCGGTGGTGGGACTGGTAGTGGTCTCGGCTGCCACCTCATGGAAACGCTATCTGTGGAGTTCGCGAGGAAACCGAAACTCAACTTCTGTGTTTGGCCGAGTCCGCAG GTGTCAACTTCTGTCGTCGAACCTTACAACGCCGTCCTGAGCTCTCACTCTCTGTTGGAGTATACTGACGTGGCGGTGATCCTCGACAATGAAGCTGTTTATGATATATGTCGCCGAAATTTGGATATACAGATACCTTCCTATTGCGATCTCAATAGAATCATTGCACAG GTCATCTCTTCGGTCACCacctctcttcgtttcgacGGCGCACTCAATGTGGACATGACAGAGTACCAGACGAATCTGGTGCCATATCCGCGCATTCATTTTCTGCTGACCAGCTACGCGCCACTTTTGTCCGCAAGCAAATACAGACATGAGCAAATGAACGTCAGGGAGATCACTGTTGCTGCattcgaagaaagaaacatgATGGCCAAGTGTTGCCCCTCTAAGGGGAAGTACATGGCTTGTTGTTTGATGTACAG AGGGGATGTTACTCCAAAGGATGTTAATGCTGCAATGGGGACCATCAAATCAAGGCGAGACATCAACTTCGTCGATTGGTGCCCCACTGGATTCAAAACTGGTTTAAACTACCAGCCACCTACATTCGTGCCAGACAGTCACCTGGCTGCAGCGCCGCGCTCTGTTTGCATGATGAGCAACTCCACGGCAATCAAGGAGGTTATACAGAGGATAGACATCAAGTTTGACAAAATGTACTCCAAGAGAGCCTTTGTCCACTG GTTCGTAGGTGAAGGAATGGAAGAGGGACAACTCACTGAAGCACGCGACGACTTGGCagctctggagagagactaCGACGAAGTTGCCTCTGACACAAAGATGGAtgccgacgacgaagaggattTGAATGAGGATTTCTTCCCGAACTGA